One Comamonas odontotermitis genomic window, AGACGCTGGATTTCGGGCAGGACATTGCGGTTGACGTAGTCCGAGATTTCATCGCGCGAGGTCTCTCCAGTCTCCGACTGGAAGGTCAGAATCATCAGGAAGTTGCTCATCGACTTGTCGACGCGCACACCCAGCGATTGCACGATGGTCGGCAGGCGCGGCGTGGCACGGGCCAGGCGGTTCTGCACGTCCACCTGGGCCAACTCCGGGTTGGTGCCGGGCGCGAACGTCACGGTCAGCGTGCCGCTGCCGGTGGCAGAGGCAGAGGATTCCATGTACATCAGGCCTTCGGCGCCATTGATTTCACGCTCGATGAGCTGCAAAACCGAATCGGTCAAGGTCTGTGCGGTGGCGCCGGGGTAGGCGGCCGTCACGGTAATCGTCGGAGGCGCAACCGATGGGAACTGCGCCACCGGCAGGCGGGTGATGGACACGATACCTGCGAGGACCACGAAAATCGCGATCACCCATGCAAAGATCGGTCGGTGAATAAAAAACTTTGACATGCAGCTGTGTCCTGTTTATTTGCTGGATGCAGCGTTGTTTCCGGCCTCGGTCGAGGCCGCTGGCTTGTCGGCAGGAGCTGCTGCATCGGCGGGCTTGCCGCCGGCCGCTTGCGCTGGCTGGCTGCCTGCTTCTTTCCATGGCACGGGGGTTACCTTCTTCGCGCCCATGCCCAGCTTGATGAAACCATCGATCATGACCTTGTCGCCCGACTTCAGGCCATCCGTCACGACCCAATTGGTTCCCTTGGACTGGCTGATCTGAACGGGGCGAGGTGCCACCGAACCATCTTCGGCCACCACCATCACGGTATTGCCCTTTTCATTGCGGGTGACAGCCTGTTGAGGAATCAGCACAGCGTTGTCCACCTGGGCTTCTTCGATATGTACGCGCACATACATGCCTGGCAGCAGCATGCCATCGGGGTTGGGCAACTCGGCGCGTACGCTGACCTGACCGGTCGTGGGATCCACGGTCAAATCGGTGAACAGCAGCTTGCCTTCCTGCGCATAGGGACGGCCATCATCGGTATACACCTTGACCTTGGCGGCATTGTCGCCCGCCTTGGCCAACTTGCCAGAGTTCAGCGCTTCACGCATGCGCATGATGTCAGAGGACGACTGCGTGATGTTGACGTACAGAGGGTTGATCTGCTGAATGACAGCCAACTCGGTCACCTGACCTTGGCCCACCAGTGCACCTTCGGTCACCAGGGCGCGACCAATGCGGCCGGAGATGGGGGCGGTCACCGAGGCATAGCCCAGGTTGATGCTGGCGTTGGTGACAGCTGCCTTGCCTGCTGCAACCTGTGCCTGAGCAGCTTTTTCGTTGGCGACTGCCACGTCATAGTCCTGCTTGCTGATGGCGTTGGCTTCCACCAGTGGCTTGTAGCGGCGTGCGGTAGAGGCCGCCTGTGCCAGCGTTGCCTGTGCCTGTGCCAGTGTCGCTTGGGCGCTTTCCAGACTGGCGCGGTAAGGCGCATTGTCGATCTGGAACAGGACCTGGCCCGCCTTCACGTCGGAGCCTTCCTTGAAGGTGCGCTTTTGCAGAATGCCTGCAACACGAGCGCCGACCTGCGCAACACGGAAGGGCTCCAGACGGCCT contains:
- a CDS encoding efflux RND transporter periplasmic adaptor subunit, with amino-acid sequence MYEAHQAADKRPQTSRQRMKSSTFALTLAAALALAACGDKKQEQHSAQGAPPPPEVSVLTVKLESIPVVSDLPGRLEPFRVAQVGARVAGILQKRTFKEGSDVKAGQVLFQIDNAPYRASLESAQATLAQAQATLAQAASTARRYKPLVEANAISKQDYDVAVANEKAAQAQVAAGKAAVTNASINLGYASVTAPISGRIGRALVTEGALVGQGQVTELAVIQQINPLYVNITQSSSDIMRMREALNSGKLAKAGDNAAKVKVYTDDGRPYAQEGKLLFTDLTVDPTTGQVSVRAELPNPDGMLLPGMYVRVHIEEAQVDNAVLIPQQAVTRNEKGNTVMVVAEDGSVAPRPVQISQSKGTNWVVTDGLKSGDKVMIDGFIKLGMGAKKVTPVPWKEAGSQPAQAAGGKPADAAAPADKPAASTEAGNNAASSK